agggtgggtccctgagttgatataaccatgtccgtctgtctgtccgtctgtctgtgaacacatttttgtgatcaaagactaggtcgcaatttaagtccaatcgccttcaaatttggcacatgtacctaatttgggtcagaatagaaccctattgattttggaagaaatcggttcagatttagatatagctcccatatatatctttcgcccgatatgactaatatggacccagcagccagagttttataccgatttgcttgaaattttgtacaaacacaacacttagtcgtatagtcaagtgtgcaaaatttgattgaaatcggttcagatttagatatatctcccatatatatctttcgcccgatatggacttatatggcccctgaagccagatttttggccgaatttggttgaaattttgcactaggagtacaattagtagtatagtcaagtgtgcacaattggatggaaatcgattcagatttagatatagctcccatatatatctttcgcccgatatgcacttatatggacctagaagccagagttttatcccgattagcttgaaattttgcacaaggagtacaattggtagtatagtcatgtgtgccaaatttgattgaaatcggttcagatttagatatttttcgcccgatatgaacttatatggccccagaagccagagttttagtccaatttggttgaaattttgcaataggagtacaattattcatatagtcatgtgtgccaaatttgattgaaatcggttcaaatttagatatagctcccatatatatgtttttctgatttcgacaaaaatggtcaaaataccaacattttccttgttaaatcgccactgcttagtcgaaaagttgtaaaaatgactctaattttcctaaacttctaatacatatatatcgagcgataaatcataaataaacttttgcgaagtttccttaaaattgcttcagatttaaatgttccctagtgcattagccaacttaaattttgagtctatagattttgtaaaagtctatcaaattctgtccaaatcgagtgatatttaaatgtatgtatttgggacaaatctttatgtacagcccccaacacatttgacggatgtgatacggtatcgaaaatttagatcgacaaagtggtgcagggtataatatagtcggccccgcccgacattagactttccttacttgttttttactaaaattgtgttccaccctactgcattagccgacttaaattttgagtctatagattttgtagaagtctatcaaattctgttcagatcgagtggtatttaaatgtatgtattttggacaaacctttatatatagcacccaacacatttgacggatgtgatatggtatcgaaaatttagatctacaaagtggtgcagggtataataaagggtgatttgttaagagcttgataacttttttttttaaaaaaacgcataaaatttgcaaaatctcatcggttctttatttgaaacgttagattggtccatgacatttactttttgaagataatttcatttaaatgttgaccgcggctgcgtcttaggtggtccattcggaaagtccaattttgggcaactttttcgagcatttcggccggaatagcccgaatttcttcggaaatgttgtcttccaaagctggaatagttgctggcttatttctgtagactttagacttgacgtagccccacaaaaaatagtctaaaggcgtcaaatcgcatgatcttggtggccaacttaccgaaccatttcttgagatgaattgttctccgaagttttccctcaaaatggccatagaatcgcgagctgtgtggcatgtagcgccatcttgttgaaaccacatgtcaaccaagttcagttcttccatttttggcaacaaagagtttgttagcatcgaacgatagcgatcgccattcaccgtaacgttgcgtccaacagcatctttgaaaaaatacggtccaatgattccaccagcgtacaaaccacaccaaacagtgcatttttcgggatgcatgggcagttcttgaacggcttctggttgctcttcactccaaatgcggcaattttgcttatttacgtagccattcaaccagaaatgagcctcatcgctgaacaaaatttgtcgataaaaaagcggattttctgccaacttttctagggcccattcactgaaaattcgacgttgtggctcgttagtaagtctattcatgatgaaatgtcaaagcatactgagcatctttctctttgacaccatgtctgaaatcccacgtgatctgtcaaatactaatgcatgaaaatcctaacctcaaaagaatcaccctttatagtcgGACCcatccgactttaggctttccttacttgtttggaaATAGAAAGTAAAGGATTatcgataaatgggaactcggtgcagaattttatgatttttccacaggtttctgccagacttttttaagtacaaaacttaaatttacatgaagttgacaggcaacgtagagggtgcttcaTGTTTGCGAAAGGTATGTTCTCCgtgtccaacactttaacaaatgttaatatggtcaatggttttaagtacttttactttttccgatttattggacggtatGTTGAGAAGAATTATACCTCCCCTTGATAAACCACGattgaaattcacaggaaattTAGAAGATTGTCCACCAATTTGAGTACAGAacaagtaaaaaacaaaaaattggttgaacgAAAATATGCTACGCGAGGAGCAGCGAAGCGGgcagggttacgctagtttatcATAAAATAGccataaggtggatattaagttcaagtttagccgctaaaatggaaaataagtcggttatattataaattataactGTTTTTGCATATACTCTAGTAACCTAAAGCCAGTATTACGTTGGTAATCTGCCATTTTTTTTCGGTTACTTTTCTCCAATAATTCATTTCaccgaaaataaaaattttcaatgtttgcATTGGATTTTGGAATTTGCAACAagagtatataattttattccgtttttgcagatttactttttttagcggctaaactcggaactcagtacccacctttaattgGGAATGATTTAAAGCAATAATTGAACAAATtgattttcattaatattaattattaaattttagcgcgataataccaatttaCTATTTGTCTTTAGGGAAAATCCTCCATTTTTATCAACCACATTACATACCTACCGTCGATGTTTATgggagtaaaaaaaattgatattaatttgtTATTGAATTGTATTAACAATATTACTTAACTAGATGTAATAGCTCTcgcttaaataaacaaaaaagaaaaacgacTATAATTAGCCAACACATTGCCGAAGATCACTTGCTGTTAATCACTTTTCGCTTCAACTTTTGGGCTAGGGGTAGATCCTTCTTCCTTTTTGTTTGCCTCTGCTGCCATTTTATTTGCCATTTCTGCTAATTTCTCACGTCTATACTCTTTTCGGGCCTCATCCAATAAGATATTGTGAATGAAATTACGATTTTGTGAAAAGTCTTGCATTAACGATGGATATGGATTCCCCCTTAATTCAAGCACAGCCTTGTCATAATACATGCCAGGATAATCACGAGGTGCTTTGTACATACGGGTATATGAAACATTGGTATTTTCAAAACGTGGCACCAGAACTTTGAACAATTTGTGAACCAATTGCTTTTCCAATAACCAAAAATCGGCCAATTCCATGGTTGCCTTGTGGCGGTCACCATGTCGTATGGCATCCGAAATTAACTGCAGAGAAAATCAATCgaattaaatacaaataataatgcaaaataataatggaaaggttACAAAGAGTAACCTTTCCTTTACATACCAATTCAGCATATCCTCTAGCTTCATCGGCACGATTGTAGAATAATTCTATGCGCTCATGTTTGACCAAAGCTGTGACGGTTTTTCGCAATTTTAATAAACGCCCTTCGGGACCATCGGGATTTTTTAAATGACGTTTCGCCGGTCTGACTGCAAATTTCAGCTGTGACATCAATTTGGTTACTTCAGCttgattcatttttatagattttatacaaaaaattcataaaaaacccgacaaatctgaaaaattcttcatgcaaaatttacGTAAACAGATGAAGACTTTTGACAGATGGCATGCGGCTGTCATTGATAGTTTTTAAAACCAGTGTTGCCGTTGTTTATGTTATgttcaatttttgcattattttcaTGATGTTTTAAAATGTGTACAATCCCCGCAAGCATTTCAagctccatttcatcctcatcgctaccacagattcGTAAGTGACACTACTGTGAAGGGGGCAACGTATCAAAAAGTCCTTGGTATCCTCACATTTATACTACTATCACAacaaatttaacataatttttcattaatggtgttgatttacaagtggcaagttacatgttgcagcgtctatcagtcagtgtttttattctcgatggaggcagcatGTCTGTAAAATGTCTGAaacacaatcactttattccatttggaagtaaaaaatgttcaccaatataacttatttaaatatataaatagatATAGGCAACATTGGGGTAAAGTTTGAGAAaacatgtatttttttgttaggggttttccctgccaacattttttgaatttgacggcgcttctgagaatccccaccacaccgaaaacaatcgtatacgacatccaaaactcgtcggaaaagcgctgtcactattgagaagttgtaccacgccaagttactattaAAAAAGTGTGGCATGAGtgtaattattaggtgccttttttaataaatttagaacgacgccaataagagccccttcaaacaatcagaaaaagtttctacgcaatccatggtggagggtacattagattCGTCCTGGCTGAACTAAGGGccgtaccctgccaacattttttgaatttgggggcgcttctgagaatacccactacgtcgaaaaccgtcgtatacgatatccaaaactcctcggaaaagcgccgtcactattgagaagttgtaccacgccaagttactacaaaaaagtatcgcatgagtgcaattattaggagcccttctggatacatttagaaggacgccaataagagcccgttcaaacaatcagaccaattgcattttaagatagttgtaaaagaatcattgtggtcaagtaaaacacgattgtttagatgtttattaattttatgaaacatttataaattcacataaatataacatttatacgactatcacatcacatttaacacatttttatgcattaataagagattgatgttgagttacaagttgtaagttaaatgttgtagcgtctatcagccagtacttttattcccaatgaaggcagcgtgtctggaaaaatatttgaaaaactatcactttattccatttggaaagtcaaaaattgttcaccatatacctttcacaattttaagcgtaatatctatgttttcagaactttattttcgtttttatttaaataaaatatatcaagctggttgcgcttggcgtttcacaaaaaataaaatggctcttctaacagtagtgatggcaaaatactttcatgtacattttgtactttttgatatgcttcccccatcacagttcgcgatggttgtggtgacatttacgagtctgtggtagcgatgaggatgaaatggaactttgaaatgcttttttttttgcattttagggtagtgttttgtcaatgttttcccatactatcttcaacaccttttcaaagatttcgtcaacattttggaagtaattcgcaaacaattcgaagatgtattgaagatgtggtgttccaagtcaagttgaatttatgttgaaaattatatttacactcaaactgaaaagttgttgcatttgaaaaacgctcatcctgtgtttattgggaacttGATTCCTAGGCCGCCAAAAGAACTAGCGATGATGGAGCCGATGGTATACGACCTGGTGATAAAGAAGTTTACTCTAGCGATGCCTTTTCCTTGGTACAACAGTTTATTGACGTAAAGtaattctcaaaaaataatttgaaattttggtacatcgGAATATTGGATGCTAAAGGTAATAAAGGTCGATATCAGATGATATTCCCATACCAAAAGACTCATAAAATCGGACATGAAGCCTGATATCCCCacttgtttgtttcaaatagttttggACCCAACCGTTCACCGTAGTGATTCGAACTTATCGTTCCTTTTTAGAAAATAACTAGTTCCTTTAAATCGTCCCTTCGTTCTATCACGTTCTAATAATTCGTACCGGTTTTAATATTTGCCATCACTGTCGTCTACTATCATCAGAGGAGCTAGAGTCTTTATATCGTTCCTTCGTTCCATTTAGTTTCTTTGAGTAAATTCAATCATTCAACTGTTGACACTCTTTCACAAGCAAGTAGTGGAAGTAGAAGAAGCACGTTTATATGAagaaatataaaagtttttattaatattCCGTATTCGGTGTATTTGTAAagcgaatatttttttatgaatgagACATAACTACGAATATGAACTATAGGAACGAAAGTGACGGTCGTTCTATTTGGTGAACCGTTTATTGGAACTggttcgttccggaacgacacaagactagtttcaaactaataaaatataatatttctgcataaaggtaggtactatgtttatTGGCACGAAAAAAAAGTCCCTAAAtca
This is a stretch of genomic DNA from Haematobia irritans isolate KBUSLIRL chromosome 4, ASM5000362v1, whole genome shotgun sequence. It encodes these proteins:
- the mRpL17 gene encoding mitochondrial ribosomal protein L17, which gives rise to MNQAEVTKLMSQLKFAVRPAKRHLKNPDGPEGRLLKLRKTVTALVKHERIELFYNRADEARGYAELLISDAIRHGDRHKATMELADFWLLEKQLVHKLFKVLVPRFENTNVSYTRMYKAPRDYPGMYYDKAVLELRGNPYPSLMQDFSQNRNFIHNILLDEARKEYRREKLAEMANKMAAEANKKEEGSTPSPKVEAKSD